Proteins encoded by one window of Desulfobaculum bizertense DSM 18034:
- a CDS encoding ArsR/SmtB family transcription factor, translating to MSKDECEVFCVHDDVVAHVAKKMPEAETFEGLANLFKALGDPTRARILYALSVQELCVCDIANILEMSSSAVSHQLRLLRHAKLIKNRRAGKSVFYTLDDNHVRHLFDQGLSHVMEERNSTTRRNDSEWLF from the coding sequence ATGTCGAAAGACGAATGCGAAGTATTCTGTGTACACGATGACGTCGTGGCGCACGTCGCGAAAAAAATGCCTGAAGCGGAGACGTTTGAAGGGCTAGCGAACCTGTTCAAGGCACTGGGCGATCCAACGCGTGCTCGAATCCTGTACGCACTTTCAGTGCAGGAGCTGTGCGTGTGCGACATCGCAAACATCCTTGAAATGAGTTCGTCGGCGGTATCTCACCAGCTCCGCCTGCTGCGACACGCCAAGCTCATAAAAAACAGAAGGGCGGGTAAATCCGTTTTCTATACACTTGATGATAACCACGTACGCCACCTCTTTGACCAGGGCCTGTCCCATGTCATGGAAGAGCGCAACAGCACGACACGGAGGAATGACTCTGAATGGCTTTTCTAA